From a single Osmerus mordax isolate fOsmMor3 chromosome 6, fOsmMor3.pri, whole genome shotgun sequence genomic region:
- the grwd1 gene encoding glutamate-rich WD repeat-containing protein 1 — MSAPEEDTFPNEDGDMEEMEAGGSDDDGMGDEGKPGEDEGKVYVPGVEPLQPGEELEMDRSAYRMYHECQTGAPCLSFDVLRDGNGDNREQYPMSMLLCAGTQADAALSNRLLVIRMHNLHGTEEKEKEGDESSDGESEEDEDEDKKPQMELAMMPHYGGINRVRVTRHGEQALAAVWSEKAQVEIFDLRSQVDAVHSSAAMSAFIKQQKEATPLFSFSGHMTEGFAIDWSPKVPGRLVSGDCKKNIHVWEPREGGTSWQIDQRPFSSHSKSVEDLQWSPTEPTVFASCSVDQSIRVWDIRAPPNSMLSANEAHSSDVNVISWNRSEPFLLSGGDDGLLKVWDLRQFQSGRPVANFKQHMAPVTSVEWNPVDSSVFAASGADDVVSQWDLSVESCDVGARAEGVKDLPPQLLFLHQGQTEIKEIHWHPQLPGVVISTALSGFNVFRTISV, encoded by the exons ATGTCTGCGCCTGAGGAAGACACGTTTCCGAACGAAGATGGAGACATGGAAGAGATGGAAGCGGGTGGCAGCGACGACGACGGAATGGGAGATGAGGGAAAgccaggggaggatgagggcaaGGTGTACGTTCCCGGTGTAGAGCCACTACAACCGGGAGAAGAGCTTGAGATGGACCGGTCGGCTTACCGCATGTACCACGAGTGTCAGACAG GTGCTCCGTGCCTGAGCTTCGATGTTTTGAGAGACGGGAATGGAGACAATAGAGAGCAGTATCCGATGTCCATGTTGCTTTGTGCTGGCACACAGGCAGACGCTGCTCTTAGCAACAG ACTTCTAGTTATTCGCATGCACAACCTTCATGgcacagaggagaaggagaaggaaggggatgAGAGCAGCGATGGGGAGAGCgaagaggacgaggacgaggacaaGAAGCCGCAGATGGAGCTGGCCATGATGCCTCACTACGGAGGCATCAACAGAGTCAGA GTGACCAGGCATGGGGAGCAGGCGTTGGCCGCGGTCTGGTCCGAGAAGGCCCAGGTGGAGATCTTTGATCTTCGATCTCAAGTGGATGCCGTGCACAGTTCAGCTGCCATGTCGGCCTTCATTAAACAGCAGAAGGAGGCCACGCCCCTCTTCAGTTTCTCCGGTCACATGACAGAAGGCTTTGCGATTGATTGGTCGCCCAAAGTGCCGG GTCGCCTTGTTAGTGGAGATTGCAAGAAGAACATCCATGTGTGGGAGCCCAGAGAAGGAGGGACTTCCTGGCAGATTGACCAGCGACCGTTCAGCTCCCACAGCAAGTCTGTGGAAGACCTCCAGTGGTCCCCTACTGAACCCACG GTTTTTGCTTCCTGCTCAGTGGACCAGTCTATCCGTGTCTGGGACATCCGTGCCCCGCCCAACTCCATGCTCTCAGCCAATGAGGCTCACTCCTCAGACGTCAACGTCATCAGCTGGAACCGGAGCGAACCATTCCTCCTGTCCGGGGGGGACGACGGGCTACTCAAAGTTTGGGACCTCAGGCAGTTCCAG TCTGGGCGCCCGGTGGCCAACTTCAAGCAGCACATGGCACCGGTGACGTCCGTGGAGTGGAACCCTGTGGACTCGAGCGTGTTCGCTGCCTCCGGGGCGGACGACGTCGTCAGCCAGTGGGATCTGTCCGTGGAGTCATGTGACGTGGGAGCGAGGGCAGAGGGAGTGAAGGATCTGCCCCCCCAGCTGCTGTTCCTGCACCAGGGACAGACTGAGATCAAGGAGATCCACTGGCACCCACAGTTACCTGGAGTGGTGATCTCCACTGCCCTGTCCGGCTTCAATGTGTTTAGGACGATAtctgtgtag
- the cdc42ep5 gene encoding cdc42 effector protein 5 — protein MPLHKTPRGPRLDPTMISAPLGDFRHTMHIGRGGDAFGDTSFLSTHGPSSSSSDAEASAPAPASDPEGPLNPGGGPVDATDSTWNRELQHSESVSSFDLDLDLGPSILGDVLGVMDGLGLDSDWTTSTNDEEVFTVNRSAASVKVEQLNMEQGSVSVNNELNEKLAGWDGDAERERGEVRIMEGNGIKSKGLKPKVRFSDKREEIIRQASEEEGQGFEFQQNEIPECVSPTVGEHESGSDLISAAEAEATNHKSDLPPSPASSHSSEYEGVTPLDRRRAENCHSETDSDEEEEEEDEVGDSGRGYTFEDEFDDEIGL, from the coding sequence ATGCCCCTACACAAGACTCCTCGGGGACCTCGTCTGGACCCCACCATGATCTCAGCCCCGCTCGGCGACTTCAGACACACCATGCACATAGGGAGGGGGGGCGACGCGTTCGGCGACACCTCCTTCCTGTCGACACATGGGCCCAGCTCATCCAGCTCCGACGCCGAGGCATCGGCCCCCGCGCCGGCCAGCGACCCCGAGGGGCCCCTCAACCCCGGTGGCGGCCCCGTGGACGCCACGGACAGCACGTGGAACAGGGAGCTGCAGCACTCAGAGTCTGTGTCTTCCTTCGACCTGGACCTGGACCTAGGCCCGTCCATCTTGGGAGATGTTCTAGGGGTGATGGACGGGCTGGGCCTGGACTCTGACTGGACAACCTCCACCAATGACGAGGAGGTGTTCACTGTCAACAGAAGTGCTGCCTCTGTGAAAGTGGAGCAGCTGAACATGGAGCAGGGGTCGGTCAGCGTGAACAACGAGTTAAATGAGAAGCTGGCGGGGTGGGATGGCGACGCGGAGCGCGAAAGGGGAGAAGTTCGGATCATGGAGGGGAACGGGATTAAGTCCAAAGGGTTGAAGCCGAAAGTGCGATTCAGCGATAAGCGAGAGGAAATCATTCGCCAGGcatcggaggaggaggggcaggggtttGAGTTTCAACAGAACGAGATTCCGGAGTGTGTCAGTCCAACGGTTGGTGAGCATGAAAGTGGCAGTGACCTCATCAGTGCAGCAGAAGCAGAGGCCACCAATCACAAATCGGATCTGCCACCTAGTCCTGCCTCTTCACACAGTTCAGAGTATGAGGGTGTCACGCCATTGGACAGAAGGAGGGCTGAAAACTGCCACTCAGAGACTGATtctgacgaggaagaggaggaggaggacgaagtGGGAGACAGTGGAAGAGGCTACACGTTTGAAGATGAGTTTGATGATGAAATTGGCCTATAG
- the zgc:174888 gene encoding uncharacterized protein zgc:174888: MKQQVLLIYILIVQCGGCNVSLKAVVENLKGTIDFNHAGFRDVFPTDYKIAHHYDDSLLCSELCCVSRSATVLSDSWEQLLKKLWPENYKFKLIQEVIEALDEIADKKFQEEPDVSILPLRTSSPEDLRNYTSVLFSIYLQMELHCSSSESRCSFPTKTPPQAEEPQQTLRRQRFLTTRDVRQEREGQREHMFDDSSPPTNEGQTSPRFPDSRTLLLWGLVYCANVLLLG, translated from the exons ATGAAACAACAAG ttctacttatatatatattaatcgTCCAATGTGGTGGATGCAATGTCTCTCTGAAGGCAGTTGTCGAGAACCTCAAAGGAACAATCGACTTTAACCACGCTGGGTTT CGGGAcgtgtttcccacagattatAAAATTGCACACCACTACGATGacagtctgctctgctctgagctG TGTTGTGTGTCCCGCTCTGCAACCGTGCTTTCAGACTCCTGGGAACAGTTACTCAAAAAACTATGGCCTGAGAACTATAAGTTCAAACTGATTCAGGAAGTGATAGAGGCCTTGGATGAAATTGCAGATAAG AAATTCCAGGAAGAGCCTGATGTCTCAATCTTACCCCTGCGCACCTCTTCTCCAGAGGACCTCCGGAACTACACATCTGTCCTGTTCTCGATTTACCTGCAGATGGAGCTCCACTGCTCGTCCTCCGAGAGCAGGTGTTCCTTCCCCACCAAGACCCCTCCTCAGGCAGAGGAACCGCAGCAGACCCTCAGGAGGCAGAGGTTTTTGACCACTCGGGATGTCCGACAGGAAAGGGAAGGGCAGAGAGAGCACATGTTTGATGATTCATCACCTCCAACCAACGAGGGCCAAACAAGCCCCCGGTTTCCCGATTCAAGGACCCTGTTGCTTTGGGGACTTGTGTACTGTGCTAATGTGCTTCTACTGGGTTAG